Below is a window of Alphaproteobacteria bacterium DNA.
CAAGGCTACTACATAATTTACAGGAGAATATGATGACCGATATTAAAACTGCGATCAAAGATCTAATCACCACGAACGACGTTGTCGTTTACATGCGCGGCACGCCCAACGCGCCACGTTGCGGATTTTCCGCGACCGTTGTTGAAATCATGAAACGCGTCGGCGCGCCGTACACCGCCGTCAATGCCGATGAAAATCACGATCATTGGGAAGCATTGGCCGAAATCAATGACTGGCCGACTATGCCGCAAATTTTCGTCAAAGGCGAATTTATCGGCGGTTGCGATATTTTACGCGAAATGTATCAGTCGGGCGAATTGGAACAATTGCTGCACGATAAAGGCGTCACCCACACGCATGGCGGACACGATCACGGCCATGGCGGCGGTTGCTGCGGCGGGCATTAATCTATTTTCTTACTAAATTCTTTTTCTTCGCGCAGCAAATCCCCGCTGACGGCGCACAGGCTTAGTTTATGAATGCGCCACGGATACATCGCGTGTTCCGGCACCGGTTCGAAATGATGCGGAACGGCATTATCCAATTCAAAATAATTTGCCGGTGCATATAGGGATTTAATCGCCTGCCACACGCCGCCATGCGCCACCACCAACGGTGCCGGTTGGACCAAGGCGCTTTGCATCGCCGATTTCACCCGTAAATAAAAATCGTCAAACGTTTCGCCGTTCGGCGGATCGCCGCCATCTTCCCATAATTTGGCAACCACTTCCCATGGCATGCCTTCCCAATCGCC
It encodes the following:
- the grxD gene encoding Grx4 family monothiol glutaredoxin gives rise to the protein MTDIKTAIKDLITTNDVVVYMRGTPNAPRCGFSATVVEIMKRVGAPYTAVNADENHDHWEALAEINDWPTMPQIFVKGEFIGGCDILREMYQSGELEQLLHDKGVTHTHGGHDHGHGGGCCGGH
- a CDS encoding histidine phosphatase family protein; this translates as MPLPLNSFYYIRHGQSESNAARIMAGCGIDTPLTEMGRQQARDAAQVLARLDIKPQYICYSPLLRAAETAEIINDVLDLPMMAIADLREHFVGDWEGMPWEVVAKLWEDGGDPPNGETFDDFYLRVKSAMQSALVQPAPLVVAHGGVWQAIKSLYAPANYFELDNAVPHHFEPVPEHAMYPWRIHKLSLCAVSGDLLREEKEFSKKID